Proteins encoded together in one Desulfovibrio sp. UCD-KL4C window:
- a CDS encoding ABC-F family ATP-binding cassette domain-containing protein, protein MPKVTISSLEKSYNGEDLFSDLTFEVIAGMRLAVTGPNGCGKSTLLKLVAGKIEPDAGVIAISKNARVGYVAQEFTDEDLEHGLLSWVLAALPSWNTLWKEWENAASTNDQALIERLSQRQADLEHQFGYNPEHKARTILTGLGFSEHNMLSKIAELSGGWRERAKLGRVLLQGADVLLLDEPTNHLDLEAVEWLESYLLSFRGAVIYVAHDRIFLDRVGTHVLYLGAGKAVVRRGSFSQFIEWRQENSLQRSREAAKLTAKIDSEYSYIRRFKAQARKAAQAQSKMKKVSKLEEDLSKIQDETESNRSGRSLAFRMPPTARGDKAPISVVDLEFSYDGKPPSLWPLLNFQLFRGSKVALAAPNGAGKSTLLKVILGTLEANAGYARIGPNTSLAYFSQHQSEILRTEATALSEIRRLCDPDTTEEQLKGVLGLFLLGESYFDRPVSALSGGEKNRLILASLFLSRANLLVLDEPTNHLDLESREGLIQALKDYDGTIFFVAHDRYLLGEVAEEIWSLTDTGIEVFQSFAAYDAHRKDALAGGGSSSDSKNSGNDYKPEKRKLTKEEKRRQAEIRNNLYKDLKPRLAQYEKLEKELEKVLEELAEMEEKLNNPELYNDSGAAIELNSKYSEASSWSESLMEDMAVLEKEIAEIEERKKQLMDED, encoded by the coding sequence ATGCCTAAAGTTACTATTTCATCTCTAGAGAAATCTTATAACGGAGAAGATCTCTTTAGTGATCTTACTTTTGAAGTTATTGCGGGAATGCGTCTTGCCGTAACTGGACCTAACGGATGCGGTAAATCTACTCTTCTCAAGCTTGTTGCCGGAAAAATTGAGCCTGATGCCGGAGTTATTGCTATCTCAAAGAATGCCAGAGTCGGTTATGTTGCTCAGGAATTTACTGATGAAGACCTTGAGCATGGTCTTTTAAGCTGGGTTCTTGCCGCGCTGCCTTCATGGAATACCTTATGGAAAGAATGGGAGAACGCTGCCAGTACCAATGATCAGGCGTTAATAGAAAGACTTTCACAGCGACAGGCCGACCTTGAGCATCAGTTCGGATATAATCCAGAGCATAAAGCTCGCACAATTTTGACCGGACTTGGTTTTTCAGAGCATAATATGCTCAGTAAAATTGCAGAACTGAGTGGGGGATGGCGTGAACGTGCCAAGCTTGGGCGAGTACTCTTGCAGGGTGCAGATGTTTTGCTGCTCGACGAACCTACCAACCATCTTGATCTTGAAGCTGTTGAGTGGCTTGAGAGTTACCTTTTGTCATTTAGAGGTGCTGTTATATATGTAGCTCATGATCGTATTTTTCTTGATCGTGTTGGTACACATGTTTTGTACCTTGGAGCAGGTAAGGCCGTTGTCAGACGCGGTTCCTTCTCGCAGTTTATTGAATGGCGTCAGGAAAATTCTTTGCAGCGTTCGCGTGAAGCTGCAAAATTGACTGCTAAAATAGATAGCGAATATTCTTATATTCGTCGCTTTAAGGCTCAGGCTAGAAAGGCTGCGCAGGCCCAGTCTAAAATGAAAAAAGTTAGCAAACTTGAAGAGGATCTTTCCAAGATTCAAGATGAAACTGAGAGCAATCGCTCTGGAAGATCGCTTGCTTTTCGTATGCCTCCGACTGCGCGTGGTGATAAGGCTCCGATATCTGTTGTTGACCTAGAATTTTCATATGATGGAAAACCACCATCCTTGTGGCCGTTATTAAATTTTCAGCTGTTTCGCGGGAGTAAGGTTGCTTTGGCAGCTCCTAACGGAGCAGGTAAATCAACGTTGCTTAAAGTTATTCTTGGAACTCTTGAAGCCAATGCAGGTTACGCAAGGATAGGCCCCAATACCAGCCTTGCATATTTTAGCCAGCATCAAAGCGAAATTTTAAGAACAGAAGCAACTGCTTTGTCTGAAATAAGACGGTTATGTGATCCTGATACCACTGAAGAACAACTTAAAGGCGTTTTAGGATTATTTCTTCTTGGCGAATCTTATTTCGATCGTCCAGTCTCAGCTCTTTCCGGTGGCGAAAAAAACAGGCTTATACTTGCAAGTTTATTTCTTTCAAGGGCTAACCTGCTTGTTCTCGATGAACCTACTAACCATCTTGACCTTGAAAGTCGCGAAGGATTGATTCAGGCCCTTAAGGATTATGACGGGACTATATTTTTTGTAGCTCATGACCGCTATTTGCTTGGGGAAGTTGCTGAAGAGATTTGGTCACTGACTGATACAGGCATTGAGGTTTTTCAGTCTTTTGCAGCTTATGATGCTCATCGCAAGGATGCGCTTGCCGGCGGGGGCAGCAGTTCAGATTCAAAAAACTCAGGTAATGATTATAAGCCTGAAAAGCGTAAACTGACTAAAGAAGAGAAACGTCGTCAGGCAGAGATAAGAAATAATTTATATAAAGATTTGAAGCCGCGTCTTGCCCAGTATGAAAAGTTAGAGAAAGAGCTTGAAAAAGTTCTTGAAGAACTGGCGGAAATGGAAGAAAAGTTAAATAATCCTGAATTATATAATGACAGCGGTGCAGCTATCGAGCTCAATTCTAAATATTCCGAAGCCTCATCATGGTCTGAAAGCTTGATGGAAGACATGGCTGTTCTTGAAAAAGAAATTGCTGAGATTGAAGAACGCAAAAAGCAGCTTATGGATGAGGATTAG
- a CDS encoding NUDIX domain-containing protein, producing the protein MVERKPVSVVAGIVWKKGLFLSAERPRGKDYESFWEFPGGKVENGESLSEALIRELQEELGITPLKFGFWMEKTVDYPEYTVKLSFFDIWEFSGEVTSMENQSFDWFDLENVVDVKFLPVNYEILELLKERELG; encoded by the coding sequence ATGGTTGAACGGAAGCCTGTTTCTGTTGTTGCCGGGATTGTTTGGAAAAAAGGTTTATTCCTTTCTGCTGAACGTCCGAGAGGCAAAGATTATGAAAGTTTTTGGGAATTTCCCGGCGGTAAAGTTGAAAATGGAGAATCTCTTTCAGAAGCTCTTATTCGTGAATTACAGGAAGAGCTTGGGATTACTCCTTTAAAATTTGGTTTCTGGATGGAAAAGACAGTTGATTATCCAGAGTATACTGTAAAATTAAGTTTTTTCGATATTTGGGAATTTTCAGGAGAAGTTACATCAATGGAAAACCAGTCATTTGACTGGTTCGACCTTGAGAATGTAGTTGATGTTAAGTTCTTACCTGTTAATTATGAGATTCTTGAATTACTTAAAGAAAGAGAACTAGGATAA
- a CDS encoding methylenetetrahydrofolate reductase encodes MKIVDLIKEKKPFLSLEFFPPKDKESWPAFFEVVEKLKVLNPLFASVTYGAGGGTQSNSLEIVKKMKQDMGVEPLAHLTCVGASPENISFFINSLREAGVGNILALRGDAPADDANFDFSKQAFKQGSDLVTYVKENHPGMGIAVAGYPEAHLESPSIKEDFKWMKYKVDEGGELIITQLFFDNRVYFDFCDRLSQMGINVPVVPGVLPIMSLKSAKFILSLCGAAIPGKFLSALEKAHADGGDEAVYRLGIDYATKQAQGLLDGGAPGVHLYTLNRAKACLEIGQALKF; translated from the coding sequence ATGAAAATAGTAGATTTAATTAAAGAAAAAAAACCGTTTCTTTCTTTAGAATTTTTTCCGCCTAAAGATAAAGAATCATGGCCTGCTTTTTTTGAAGTTGTTGAAAAGTTAAAGGTGCTGAATCCTCTTTTTGCATCTGTAACTTATGGAGCAGGCGGAGGCACTCAAAGTAATTCGCTTGAAATTGTTAAGAAGATGAAGCAGGATATGGGGGTTGAGCCTTTGGCTCATTTGACATGCGTCGGTGCAAGTCCTGAAAATATAAGTTTTTTCATTAATTCATTGCGTGAAGCAGGGGTAGGAAATATTCTCGCGCTCCGCGGTGATGCTCCAGCTGATGATGCGAATTTTGATTTTAGCAAACAGGCTTTTAAACAAGGTTCTGATTTAGTCACTTACGTAAAAGAAAATCATCCGGGCATGGGGATCGCTGTTGCGGGATATCCTGAAGCTCACCTTGAATCTCCTTCAATCAAAGAAGATTTCAAGTGGATGAAATATAAAGTTGATGAGGGCGGGGAATTAATCATTACTCAGCTCTTTTTCGATAACAGGGTATATTTTGATTTTTGTGACAGACTTTCCCAGATGGGTATTAATGTTCCGGTTGTTCCCGGTGTCTTGCCTATCATGAGTCTTAAATCAGCGAAGTTTATTCTTTCTTTATGCGGAGCTGCTATTCCCGGTAAATTCCTAAGTGCGCTTGAAAAGGCACATGCCGATGGCGGGGATGAAGCTGTTTATCGTCTTGGAATAGATTACGCTACAAAGCAGGCTCAGGGGCTTCTTGATGGAGGGGCTCCAGGAGTTCATTTGTATACTTTGAACAGAGCAAAAGCATGTCTTGAAATCGGACAGGCTTTGAAATTTTAA
- a CDS encoding aspartate-semialdehyde dehydrogenase, which produces MSTKNPRVAVVGATGAVGREMLKVLEQRNFPASEVVPFSSIRSAGTKVPYKDDELTVRELKEDSFEGFDIALFSAGGSTSEKFAPLAVKAGCVVIDNSSAWRMDPKVPLVVPEVNPEDLDWHPGIIANPNCSTIQLVVALKPIHDEAKIKRIVVSTYQAVSGTGQKAINELETQVARLFNGKEIVSDVYPHQIAFNCLPQIDVFLDNGYTKEEMKMVNETKKIMGDDSIKLTATTVRVPVFYSHSESVNIETADKLTVRDCRNILSSAPGVTVIDYPEKGHYPMAIDCAGEDDVFVGRIREDETIDNGINMWVVSDNIRKGAALNTVQIAETLIARNLVRVA; this is translated from the coding sequence ATGAGTACTAAGAATCCTAGAGTTGCTGTTGTCGGTGCTACAGGCGCGGTCGGTCGCGAAATGCTTAAAGTTCTTGAGCAGAGAAATTTCCCCGCATCTGAAGTTGTTCCTTTTTCTTCTATCCGTTCAGCAGGAACAAAAGTTCCTTACAAAGACGACGAATTAACCGTTCGTGAGCTTAAAGAAGATTCCTTTGAAGGATTTGACATAGCTCTTTTTTCCGCAGGCGGCAGTACTTCCGAAAAATTTGCTCCTCTAGCTGTAAAGGCTGGCTGCGTTGTTATTGATAACTCTAGCGCATGGAGAATGGATCCTAAGGTTCCTCTTGTTGTTCCGGAAGTTAATCCTGAAGATCTTGACTGGCATCCAGGAATAATCGCCAATCCTAATTGTTCCACAATTCAGCTTGTTGTTGCTCTGAAACCTATTCATGATGAGGCTAAGATTAAACGTATAGTAGTTTCTACATATCAGGCCGTTTCCGGTACTGGTCAAAAAGCTATCAACGAACTTGAAACTCAGGTTGCTAGACTTTTTAATGGTAAAGAAATTGTTTCTGACGTTTATCCTCATCAGATAGCTTTTAATTGCCTGCCTCAGATTGATGTCTTCCTTGACAATGGTTACACTAAGGAAGAAATGAAAATGGTCAATGAAACTAAGAAGATAATGGGTGATGATTCCATTAAACTTACTGCAACAACAGTACGTGTTCCTGTTTTTTATAGCCATTCAGAATCTGTTAATATTGAAACAGCAGATAAATTGACTGTGAGAGATTGCAGAAATATTCTTTCAAGTGCTCCAGGAGTAACTGTTATAGACTACCCTGAAAAGGGACACTATCCTATGGCCATTGATTGTGCCGGTGAGGATGATGTTTTTGTCGGTAGAATCCGTGAAGATGAAACTATTGATAATGGTATTAATATGTGGGTTGTTTCTGACAATATTCGCAAAGGAGCAGCTCTTAATACTGTGCAAATTGCTGAAACTCTTATTGCGCGCAACCTTGTTCGTGTAGCTTAA